The Streptomyces avermitilis MA-4680 = NBRC 14893 genome contains a region encoding:
- a CDS encoding NADP-dependent oxidoreductase produces the protein MSATNRQIRLAARPVGEVKPDDWEHCSGPVEEPGPGRFAGRTRVISLDPAMRGWLDDRPSYLPPVGIGEVMRAGSVIEVTASNHPDFQPGDHVVGTFGVQEHVVSDGKGAMKIDTSLAPPSTYLGALGMPGMTAYFGLLEVGALKDGETVVVSGAAGAVGSMVGQIAKAKGCRVVGIAGGPEKCALLTDELGFDAAIDYRTEDVRKALRGHAPDGIDVYFDNVGGDILDAALTRLAMHARVVVCGAISQYNNATPVKGPSNYLSLLVRRARMEGLVVFDYAKRYPQATQEISGWIGAGHIKVKEHVVRGTVDDFPETLQMLFRSENVGKLVLELA, from the coding sequence ATGTCTGCGACCAATCGTCAGATCCGTCTGGCAGCCCGCCCCGTGGGTGAGGTGAAGCCCGACGACTGGGAGCATTGTTCCGGGCCCGTCGAGGAACCGGGTCCGGGCCGGTTCGCGGGCCGGACGCGTGTCATCTCCCTGGATCCGGCCATGCGGGGCTGGCTGGACGACCGCCCCTCCTACCTGCCGCCCGTGGGCATCGGCGAGGTGATGCGCGCCGGGTCGGTCATCGAGGTCACCGCGTCCAACCACCCCGACTTCCAGCCCGGTGATCACGTGGTCGGCACGTTCGGCGTCCAGGAGCACGTGGTCTCCGACGGCAAGGGCGCCATGAAGATCGACACCTCCCTCGCCCCGCCCTCGACGTATCTGGGGGCGCTGGGCATGCCCGGCATGACCGCCTACTTCGGCCTGCTGGAGGTCGGGGCGCTGAAGGACGGCGAGACCGTCGTGGTGTCGGGGGCGGCCGGCGCGGTCGGCAGCATGGTGGGTCAGATCGCGAAGGCCAAGGGCTGCCGGGTCGTGGGCATCGCCGGAGGGCCGGAGAAGTGCGCCCTGCTCACCGACGAGCTGGGATTCGACGCGGCGATCGACTACCGCACCGAGGATGTCAGGAAAGCACTGCGCGGGCATGCCCCCGACGGCATCGACGTCTACTTCGACAACGTCGGAGGGGACATCCTCGACGCCGCCCTGACCCGGCTGGCGATGCACGCGCGCGTCGTGGTCTGCGGCGCGATCAGTCAGTACAACAACGCCACACCGGTCAAGGGCCCCTCGAACTACCTCTCGCTGCTGGTGCGCCGCGCCCGCATGGAGGGCCTCGTCGTCTTCGACTACGCCAAGCGCTACCCGCAGGCCACGCAGGAGATCTCCGGCTGGATCGGCGCCGGCCACATCAAGGTCAAGGAGCATGTGGTGAGGGGGACCGTGGACGACTTCCCCGAGACCTTGCAGATGCTCTTCCGCAGCGAGAACGTCGGCAAGCTCGTGCTGGAGCTGGCATGA
- a CDS encoding SRPBCC family protein, with protein MNEESSTLADIPGLMRIENPGKEELTAHCMELTHAVYPHHQVYGQYCTIHAYVDCPPERAYDYLRQGHHLEEWTCSLRDFAPAGPPGLWVGHDRLEDDTRIYCEVVANPEAMTVDYHCSWDQGEKLWMIYLMRVVPARLVLDKPGSVITWTNCRHPYYDDNPHPGAAPRPDRPWVGDYWDLFYAGHTVEMNNLKAILEHRHRNGLPVNVAPPTAVAR; from the coding sequence TTGAACGAGGAATCGTCCACGTTGGCTGACATCCCCGGTCTGATGCGGATCGAGAATCCCGGCAAGGAGGAGCTGACCGCCCACTGCATGGAGCTCACTCACGCCGTCTACCCCCACCATCAGGTCTACGGGCAGTACTGCACCATCCACGCGTACGTCGACTGCCCACCGGAGCGGGCCTACGACTACCTGCGCCAGGGCCACCACCTGGAGGAGTGGACCTGCAGCCTGCGGGACTTCGCGCCCGCCGGCCCACCGGGACTGTGGGTCGGCCACGACCGGCTCGAGGACGACACCAGGATCTACTGCGAGGTGGTCGCCAACCCCGAGGCCATGACCGTGGACTACCACTGCTCCTGGGACCAGGGCGAGAAGCTGTGGATGATCTACCTGATGCGCGTCGTACCGGCCCGCCTGGTGCTCGACAAGCCGGGGTCGGTGATCACCTGGACCAACTGCCGGCACCCCTACTACGACGACAACCCGCACCCCGGCGCGGCTCCCCGCCCGGACCGGCCCTGGGTGGGCGACTACTGGGATCTCTTCTACGCGGGGCACACCGTGGAGATGAACAACCTCAAGGCGATCCTGGAACACCGCCACCGCAACGGACTGCCCGTCAACGTGGCTCCGCCGACGGCGGTGGCGCGGTGA
- a CDS encoding cation acetate symporter, with protein MNDFSSGTQATVLILFTALVTLTLLMCVMAGPDRDDLTNFYTGYLSLTPLKNGLAIAGDYISAATVLSTTGIIALAGYDGDVLAVSTAMSLVLLMFLLAEPLRNAGRFTMGDVLARNMPGRAVRIASCVVTLAATLPFLVVQLSGAGSLLTFILGIPHLSGARTVCIVLVGSLMIIYAAIGGMRGTALIQMIKIVLLLGTSVALAALVLNRFDWNPGDLLRAAQRGSGAGPAFLQQGLQLGTSAGSRLDFVSLQITVVLGVACLPHITMRLFSARDVPAVRRSMSWAVGTVTTFCLLVIVMGTGAAALVGSRYITAADPHGRTSVLMLSQVLGGDADSAGATILYAAMAGTVFITLLSSVAGMTLAAASSLAHDLFAHAARRGQAAPRTEMTVAAWTSVAVGTVAITLSTLVQHWDVGVLTTLAICIGASAVAPALTYSLFWRGFTRTGLLGSLYGGAACALVLMVFSQAVSGTPSAVFPKADFALFPMQSTGLVSIPFGYLAGWLGSRLDRRRRAAESRENQRLYEESEARLLAAAE; from the coding sequence ATGAACGACTTCAGCTCCGGGACGCAGGCGACCGTCCTGATCCTGTTCACCGCCCTGGTCACCCTCACGCTGCTGATGTGCGTGATGGCGGGACCGGACCGCGACGACCTGACGAACTTCTACACCGGCTACCTCTCGCTCACCCCGCTCAAGAACGGCCTGGCGATCGCGGGCGACTACATTTCCGCGGCCACGGTGCTGAGCACCACCGGCATCATCGCGCTCGCCGGATACGACGGCGACGTGCTGGCGGTCAGCACCGCCATGTCGCTGGTGCTGCTGATGTTCCTGCTGGCCGAACCCCTGCGCAACGCCGGCAGGTTCACCATGGGAGACGTCCTGGCCCGCAACATGCCCGGGCGGGCCGTCCGTATCGCCTCCTGCGTGGTGACGCTCGCGGCGACCCTCCCCTTCCTGGTCGTCCAGCTCTCCGGGGCCGGGTCGCTGCTCACCTTCATCCTGGGCATCCCGCACCTGTCGGGCGCCAGAACGGTGTGCATCGTCCTCGTCGGCAGCTTGATGATCATTTACGCGGCGATCGGCGGCATGCGCGGCACCGCACTCATCCAGATGATCAAGATCGTGCTTCTGCTGGGCACCAGCGTCGCCCTCGCCGCCCTGGTCCTGAACCGCTTCGACTGGAACCCCGGCGACCTGCTCCGGGCCGCCCAGCGCGGCAGCGGCGCGGGCCCGGCCTTCCTCCAGCAGGGCCTGCAACTGGGCACCTCGGCCGGCAGCCGGCTGGACTTCGTCAGTCTCCAGATCACCGTGGTACTCGGCGTGGCCTGCCTGCCGCACATCACGATGCGCCTGTTCTCCGCGCGGGACGTGCCCGCCGTGCGCCGCTCCATGTCGTGGGCGGTCGGCACGGTCACCACGTTCTGCCTGCTCGTGATCGTCATGGGCACGGGCGCGGCGGCGCTCGTGGGATCGCGGTACATCACCGCGGCCGACCCGCACGGCAGGACGTCCGTGCTCATGCTGTCCCAGGTGCTCGGCGGCGATGCCGACTCCGCGGGGGCGACGATCCTCTACGCGGCCATGGCGGGCACGGTGTTCATCACCCTGCTGTCCTCGGTCGCGGGGATGACCCTGGCCGCGGCCTCGTCACTCGCCCACGACCTGTTCGCCCATGCGGCGCGGCGGGGACAGGCGGCGCCGCGCACGGAGATGACGGTCGCGGCGTGGACGAGCGTGGCTGTGGGAACCGTCGCCATCACGCTCTCCACCCTGGTCCAGCACTGGGACGTCGGCGTACTGACCACGCTGGCGATCTGCATCGGGGCGTCGGCGGTGGCCCCCGCGCTGACGTACTCCCTGTTCTGGCGAGGCTTCACGCGCACCGGCCTGCTCGGGAGCCTCTACGGCGGCGCGGCCTGCGCGCTGGTGCTGATGGTCTTCTCCCAGGCCGTTTCGGGTACGCCGTCCGCCGTGTTCCCGAAGGCCGACTTCGCTCTGTTCCCGATGCAGTCGACCGGCCTGGTCTCCATACCGTTCGGCTACCTGGCGGGCTGGCTGGGCAGCCGTCTCGACCGCCGGCGCCGCGCCGCCGAGAGCCGCGAGAACCAGCGGCTGTACGAGGAGAGCGAGGCACGGCTGCTCGCCGCCGCCGAATGA
- a CDS encoding M4 family metallopeptidase: MGQSRADSKRPTGLSRARRSGISGAAALIGVAALVVSAVPADAKAGGPVPPPSPGELIPGQKTATPALVEGLREQAPAARNAAGAARAYLAAKQDRYRIADPGRDLEPLGTVTADGQETVRLRQRYHGIPVLGGQYVVRMEKQDGGRVVTGTSGKYFTGLRTGTTAEVDDALAVERAVDAVLARLGAEKFTAYGEDDEGKKDATPLTGTSHGLVVLPTGTGVLARHVTVRGADPARGEPVLREVYVDAQAGYPVLQYSGIRTFDAPGTTAEGSAASHPAQEPTEPAPGETGSGVKLDGKPVELQVTHDDTRAAYVLRDHSRIHNDTADVLATWDARGKWASDVVGNWPADLQEFASPTPAFGAEATEAGAVDAHWAAGQVYDYYKNKHGRDSLDGRGMSINSLVGTTDYGQPYVNAFWDGQKMVYGNGDAEYRPLAAGLDVVGHEMTHGVVDHSADLVYAGQSGAMNEAIADYFGNAIETDVHGIAMADPDSGLLGEALCRTRTPRECAVRDLNDGRTTAKSFLGVGFGTDNGGVHLNSTIFSGALWDIREDVGPTLADKIVYKALTEYLTPLDGFTQGRDAVIAAARALGTGGKDLTAVQRAFNAHGIVPNWELALGVDSDLLIERVNTYDSQLGAGGDWWTAATSNEEGSEAYSVWAGRTDGTGQLKLMSPNDGRYHVNPATDGKTVVWQAHGTSGVDILARPLAGGPVKTLWHGRSVGGALDVDGDVVAFAYNNHGGRAGVAYLSLKDPANVVTIGGGTYHRATFPSLSHGKVVYQDRQRVSAVYETTTRVVDVATGEDKVIQRAAPGASLGPTAVTGDHVYWLLDEIDQNGTTALRRAGLDGSGITDLSPETGPESLNVFDLTASEGAVTVDARTPDPAFRNESLAKLWQFSAEGKGDGVRKSRVSCNRGEQLSAAAASGTQVVWLDATTGISNVVTRTRPSGTCG, encoded by the coding sequence GTGGGGCAGTCCAGAGCAGACTCGAAGAGACCGACGGGATTATCCAGAGCACGAAGAAGCGGCATTTCCGGTGCGGCGGCGCTTATCGGCGTCGCCGCACTCGTCGTCTCGGCGGTCCCCGCCGACGCGAAGGCGGGGGGACCGGTGCCGCCGCCGAGCCCGGGAGAGCTGATCCCGGGGCAGAAGACGGCGACGCCCGCACTGGTGGAGGGCCTCCGGGAGCAGGCTCCGGCGGCGCGGAACGCCGCGGGCGCGGCGCGCGCGTACCTCGCCGCGAAGCAGGACCGCTACCGGATCGCGGACCCGGGCCGCGACCTGGAGCCCCTGGGGACCGTCACGGCCGACGGCCAGGAGACCGTGCGACTGCGGCAGAGGTACCACGGCATCCCGGTCCTGGGCGGCCAGTACGTCGTACGCATGGAGAAGCAGGACGGCGGACGGGTCGTCACCGGCACCTCGGGCAAGTACTTCACCGGTCTGCGGACCGGCACCACGGCCGAGGTCGACGACGCGCTCGCCGTCGAGCGGGCGGTCGACGCGGTGCTGGCCCGGCTCGGCGCGGAGAAGTTCACCGCGTACGGGGAGGACGACGAGGGCAAGAAGGACGCGACGCCGCTCACCGGCACCTCCCACGGCCTGGTCGTGCTGCCCACCGGCACGGGCGTACTCGCCCGGCACGTCACCGTGCGGGGCGCGGACCCGGCGCGCGGTGAGCCGGTGCTGCGCGAGGTGTACGTCGACGCGCAGGCCGGATATCCGGTGCTCCAGTACAGCGGTATCCGGACGTTCGACGCGCCCGGGACGACCGCCGAGGGGAGCGCGGCGAGCCACCCCGCGCAGGAACCCACCGAACCCGCCCCCGGCGAGACGGGCTCCGGCGTCAAGCTGGACGGCAAACCCGTCGAACTACAGGTCACCCACGACGACACGCGCGCCGCCTACGTCCTGCGCGACCACTCCCGCATCCACAACGACACCGCGGACGTCCTCGCCACCTGGGACGCGCGCGGCAAGTGGGCCTCCGACGTGGTCGGCAACTGGCCCGCCGACCTTCAGGAGTTCGCCTCGCCGACCCCGGCCTTCGGCGCCGAGGCGACCGAGGCGGGGGCGGTGGACGCGCACTGGGCCGCCGGGCAGGTGTACGACTACTACAAGAACAAGCACGGCCGGGACAGCCTCGACGGGCGGGGCATGTCGATCAACTCCCTCGTCGGGACGACCGATTACGGGCAGCCGTATGTCAACGCCTTCTGGGACGGCCAGAAGATGGTGTACGGCAACGGCGACGCCGAATACCGTCCGCTCGCCGCCGGACTGGACGTCGTAGGGCACGAAATGACCCACGGCGTCGTCGACCACTCCGCCGACCTCGTCTACGCGGGCCAGTCCGGCGCCATGAACGAGGCGATCGCGGACTACTTCGGCAACGCCATCGAGACGGATGTGCACGGCATAGCCATGGCCGACCCGGACTCGGGGCTGCTGGGTGAGGCGCTCTGCCGGACCAGGACGCCGCGCGAGTGCGCGGTCCGCGACCTGAACGACGGGCGGACCACCGCCAAGTCCTTCCTCGGTGTGGGGTTCGGCACCGACAACGGCGGTGTCCACCTCAACTCCACGATCTTCTCCGGTGCGTTGTGGGACATCCGCGAGGACGTCGGCCCCACTCTCGCCGACAAGATCGTGTACAAGGCGCTCACGGAGTACCTCACCCCGCTCGACGGCTTCACCCAGGGGCGGGACGCGGTGATCGCCGCCGCCAGGGCTCTGGGGACCGGCGGCAAGGACCTCACGGCCGTCCAGCGGGCCTTCAACGCCCATGGCATCGTGCCCAACTGGGAGCTGGCGCTGGGCGTCGACTCCGACCTGCTGATCGAGCGCGTCAACACCTACGACTCCCAACTGGGCGCGGGCGGCGACTGGTGGACGGCCGCCACGTCCAACGAGGAGGGCTCCGAGGCGTACTCGGTGTGGGCCGGGCGCACGGACGGCACGGGCCAGCTGAAACTGATGAGCCCCAACGACGGCCGCTACCACGTGAATCCGGCCACGGACGGCAAGACCGTGGTGTGGCAGGCGCACGGGACCTCCGGCGTGGACATCCTCGCCCGGCCCCTCGCGGGCGGCCCGGTGAAGACGTTGTGGCACGGCCGGAGTGTGGGCGGCGCGCTGGACGTCGACGGTGACGTGGTGGCCTTCGCGTACAACAACCACGGCGGAAGAGCCGGCGTGGCCTACCTGAGTCTGAAGGACCCGGCGAACGTGGTCACGATCGGTGGGGGCACGTACCACCGGGCGACCTTCCCGTCGCTGAGCCACGGCAAGGTCGTCTACCAGGACCGGCAGCGGGTGAGCGCCGTGTACGAGACCACCACCCGGGTGGTCGATGTGGCGACCGGTGAGGACAAGGTGATCCAGCGGGCCGCCCCGGGGGCGAGCCTCGGCCCGACGGCCGTCACCGGCGATCACGTCTACTGGCTGCTCGACGAGATCGATCAGAACGGCACGACGGCCCTGCGCCGTGCCGGGCTCGACGGCTCGGGCATCACGGACCTCAGCCCGGAGACCGGCCCGGAGTCCCTGAACGTCTTCGATCTGACGGCCTCCGAGGGGGCGGTGACAGTGGACGCCCGGACGCCGGACCCCGCGTTCCGCAACGAGTCGCTGGCCAAGCTCTGGCAGTTCTCAGCGGAGGGCAAGGGCGATGGCGTACGCAAGAGCCGGGTCTCCTGCAACCGGGGTGAGCAGCTGTCGGCCGCCGCGGCATCCGGCACCCAAGTGGTGTGGCTCGACGCGACGACCGGCATCAGCAATGTGGTGACCCGGACCCGGCCGAGCGGTACGTGCGGCTGA
- a CDS encoding GlxA family transcriptional regulator, which yields MLERRVVVVVYAGALALDITGPIEVFDTANRLLPPAGAPYRIDLVSPDAPLVRTSSGVRVEASPLDAGQGPIDTLLVPGGWSLDNALRDRALVSWIGRAAARSHRVASVCGGSFLLAEAGLLDGRRATTHWAYSEAMACRYPDVTVDAEPIFVWDGPFVTSAGVSTGIDMALALVEADHGAALALETARFLVLFLKRHGGQSQFSAILDAQLADHPPIRTAQEWILDNLHNPLPVAEIARRANMSLRNFARVFRREVGTTPGQYVERTRIARARELLETTDLTIGQIAGRCGFAAPETFFRSFGRTLGLTPKEYRHRFQVISPSGLIDRHHETDRSPA from the coding sequence GTGCTAGAGCGACGTGTTGTTGTGGTGGTGTATGCGGGCGCGCTGGCCCTGGACATCACCGGACCGATTGAAGTGTTCGATACCGCCAACCGGCTCCTTCCTCCCGCGGGTGCCCCCTACCGGATCGACTTGGTGTCCCCCGACGCACCACTGGTGCGCACGAGTTCGGGAGTGAGGGTGGAGGCCTCTCCGCTGGACGCGGGGCAGGGCCCGATCGACACGCTCCTCGTGCCGGGCGGATGGAGTCTCGACAACGCGCTCCGGGACCGGGCGCTGGTCTCCTGGATCGGCCGGGCAGCGGCCCGGTCGCACCGAGTCGCCTCCGTATGCGGCGGATCCTTTCTGCTGGCCGAGGCGGGTCTGCTCGACGGCAGACGCGCCACCACGCACTGGGCATACAGCGAGGCGATGGCCTGCCGCTACCCGGACGTGACGGTGGACGCCGAGCCGATCTTCGTCTGGGACGGCCCCTTCGTGACGTCAGCGGGCGTGTCGACCGGGATCGACATGGCGCTGGCCCTGGTCGAGGCCGATCACGGAGCGGCGCTCGCGCTGGAGACGGCGCGGTTTCTGGTGCTGTTCCTCAAGCGGCACGGAGGACAGTCCCAGTTCAGCGCCATCCTCGACGCCCAGTTGGCCGACCATCCGCCGATCCGGACCGCACAGGAGTGGATCCTGGACAACCTGCACAACCCCTTACCCGTGGCCGAGATCGCGAGGCGGGCCAACATGAGCCTGCGCAACTTCGCCCGGGTCTTCAGACGCGAGGTGGGCACGACCCCGGGCCAGTACGTCGAGCGGACGCGGATCGCCCGCGCACGCGAGCTGCTGGAAACCACCGATCTGACGATCGGCCAGATAGCGGGCCGCTGCGGATTCGCCGCCCCCGAGACCTTCTTCCGCTCCTTCGGACGCACCCTGGGACTCACCCCGAAGGAGTACCGGCACCGCTTTCAGGTCATCTCGCCATCCGGCCTCATCGACCGGCACCACGAGACGGACAGGAGCCCCGCATGA
- a CDS encoding SDR family oxidoreductase, protein MTVKGGTAVARREQTDGATLQGKVAIVTGGAGGLGRATALALGKAGARVVVADLDPQGGKEVADLVGGHFRACDVSDLDANRALVDFAQEQYGGVDIAFLNAGVTTGCGVGEDFDLARYRRAMGANLDGVVFGTHAVLPALRARGGGSIVATASLAGLAAVPLDPLYAANKHAVVGLARSLGQALAPENVRFNAVCPGYAESRIIDDLRDMLAEQGLPVIPAQAVADTVLRIVTGDGTGECWFVQADREPEPFRFRNVPGPGKPAGT, encoded by the coding sequence ATGACCGTCAAGGGCGGGACCGCCGTCGCGCGGAGAGAACAGACGGACGGCGCCACGCTCCAGGGCAAGGTGGCGATCGTCACCGGCGGTGCCGGCGGACTGGGCCGGGCCACGGCGCTGGCGCTCGGGAAGGCGGGGGCCCGGGTGGTCGTCGCGGACCTCGACCCGCAGGGCGGCAAGGAGGTGGCCGACCTGGTCGGCGGCCACTTCCGCGCCTGTGACGTCTCCGACCTCGACGCCAACCGCGCGCTGGTGGACTTCGCCCAGGAGCAGTACGGCGGCGTCGACATCGCGTTCCTCAACGCGGGCGTGACGACCGGATGCGGCGTCGGCGAGGACTTCGACCTGGCCCGCTACCGCCGGGCGATGGGCGCCAACCTCGACGGTGTGGTCTTCGGCACCCACGCGGTGCTGCCGGCGCTGCGAGCCCGCGGCGGAGGGTCGATCGTGGCGACCGCGTCCCTGGCCGGTCTGGCGGCGGTACCGCTCGATCCCCTGTACGCGGCCAACAAGCATGCGGTAGTGGGCCTCGCACGCTCCCTGGGGCAGGCTCTCGCGCCGGAGAACGTGCGCTTCAACGCGGTCTGCCCGGGGTACGCCGAGTCACGGATCATCGACGACCTGCGTGACATGCTCGCCGAGCAGGGACTGCCGGTCATCCCGGCTCAGGCCGTGGCGGACACGGTGCTGCGGATCGTCACCGGCGACGGCACGGGGGAGTGCTGGTTCGTCCAGGCCGACCGCGAACCGGAGCCGTTCCGCTTCCGCAACGTCCCCGGCCCGGGCAAGCCCGCCGGTACCTGA
- a CDS encoding thiamine pyrophosphate-binding protein, with the protein MTTPTSDIRSGIPSDLPEAGTVRLVDHLAGELARAGVTHMFGVGGANIEDLYDAVHRGRAVHGVVAKHEFSAVTMADGYARTTGRLGVVAATSGGGAMNLVPGLAEAYASRVPVLALVGQPPTGQEGHGAFQDSSGRAGSFDAREVFTPVSRFCARVENADSLTELLPRAMAAAQAHPRGPAVLLLPKDVQQARIQVPGRGATPTPGMPEPEPTAEAAWLDSAVLTAVSDTLRGAGRVLVIAGEDVAAADARAELAELAGRLGAWVAVTPDAKDVFDNRDPRFAGVAGVMGHANVEECLRRADVCLLAGTRLPLLARGGLDRALAATEVVCLGPEPPFVAGTALGGNLRDALRAVTGRLPPRPRACPEHAGPLPTPTPSPVSQARGRPIPYAQAVAAVEAALPQDAHVFVDAGNAGASAVHLLPAPRHGRFVVAVGMGGMGYTFGAGIGAALATGRRTYVLAGDGSFFMHGMEVHTAVEYAAPVTFVVFNNNAHAMCAVREEFLQGGVRSDDLFARTDLAAGVAAAFPSLEVTGADDAAQLRQALLRSNAGGGPAFVALDCDPGEIPPFLPFQSFTEATENATENKESPVERGIVHVG; encoded by the coding sequence ATGACCACCCCCACCTCGGACATACGCTCGGGCATACCCTCGGACTTACCCGAGGCAGGAACGGTACGCCTGGTCGACCACCTGGCCGGGGAACTCGCCAGGGCGGGCGTCACCCACATGTTCGGCGTCGGCGGCGCGAACATCGAGGACCTGTACGACGCCGTTCACCGCGGCCGCGCCGTCCACGGCGTCGTCGCCAAACACGAGTTCTCCGCCGTCACGATGGCCGACGGATACGCCCGAACCACCGGGCGCCTCGGTGTGGTCGCCGCCACCTCGGGCGGTGGCGCGATGAATCTCGTACCGGGCCTGGCGGAGGCGTACGCCTCCCGGGTACCCGTGCTGGCCCTGGTCGGGCAGCCGCCGACCGGCCAGGAAGGCCACGGGGCGTTCCAGGACTCCAGCGGCAGGGCGGGCTCCTTCGACGCCCGGGAGGTCTTCACCCCGGTCTCCCGGTTCTGTGCCCGGGTCGAGAACGCCGACTCGCTCACGGAGTTACTGCCCCGGGCGATGGCGGCGGCACAGGCCCATCCGCGAGGTCCTGCGGTGCTGCTGCTGCCCAAGGACGTGCAGCAGGCACGGATCCAGGTGCCCGGTCGCGGCGCGACGCCGACACCAGGCATGCCGGAGCCGGAGCCGACGGCAGAGGCGGCGTGGCTCGACTCCGCGGTCCTCACCGCCGTGTCGGACACCCTGCGCGGGGCCGGCCGCGTCCTCGTCATCGCCGGTGAAGACGTGGCCGCCGCGGACGCGCGGGCGGAGCTGGCCGAACTGGCCGGACGTCTCGGGGCGTGGGTGGCGGTCACCCCCGACGCCAAGGATGTCTTCGACAACCGTGATCCCCGGTTCGCAGGTGTGGCCGGGGTGATGGGCCATGCCAACGTCGAGGAGTGTCTGCGGCGGGCCGACGTGTGCCTGCTGGCCGGTACCCGGCTGCCGCTCCTGGCACGCGGCGGCCTCGACCGGGCCCTGGCCGCCACCGAGGTCGTGTGCCTCGGTCCCGAACCGCCGTTCGTGGCGGGCACCGCACTGGGCGGGAACCTGCGGGACGCGCTGCGCGCGGTGACCGGCCGGCTCCCGCCGCGCCCACGTGCCTGCCCGGAGCACGCCGGTCCGCTCCCCACCCCCACGCCGAGCCCGGTTTCTCAGGCCCGTGGGCGACCCATCCCCTATGCCCAGGCGGTCGCCGCGGTGGAGGCGGCCCTCCCCCAGGACGCGCACGTCTTCGTGGACGCCGGCAACGCGGGGGCCAGCGCGGTCCATCTCCTGCCGGCTCCGCGCCACGGCCGCTTCGTGGTGGCGGTCGGCATGGGCGGCATGGGCTACACCTTCGGCGCGGGGATCGGCGCCGCGCTCGCCACCGGCCGACGCACCTACGTACTCGCCGGCGACGGGTCCTTCTTCATGCACGGGATGGAAGTGCACACGGCCGTGGAGTACGCCGCACCCGTGACCTTCGTCGTCTTCAACAACAACGCCCACGCCATGTGCGCGGTGCGTGAGGAGTTCCTCCAGGGCGGCGTCCGCAGCGACGACCTGTTCGCCCGGACCGACCTCGCCGCCGGGGTGGCCGCCGCCTTCCCGTCCCTGGAGGTCACGGGGGCCGACGACGCTGCGCAGCTGCGTCAGGCGCTGCTGCGCAGCAATGCGGGCGGCGGCCCGGCGTTCGTCGCACTGGACTGCGACCCGGGGGAGATCCCCCCGTTCCTTCCCTTCCAGTCCTTCACCGAAGCCACCGAGAACGCCACCGAGAACAAGGAGAGCCCAGTTGAACGAGGAATCGTCCACGTTGGCTGA
- a CDS encoding DUF485 domain-containing protein, whose protein sequence is MTHADDNRYPPAAPPGWPQPRTAPHENAPRHEPYGYDAPRHDSYGYDTPRRDSYGYDASPYDPYGQAPRHRPSTHEPHRHHADLAALRSAYRVLRRVSTLTALGSFVVYVVLSCYAPDLMGSKIAGELSLGMALGVLQLIVTFAAVLWYGRSAQRSVDPLARVVRERAVRPGRDAEVAR, encoded by the coding sequence ATGACACACGCCGACGACAACCGGTACCCGCCAGCAGCACCACCGGGATGGCCGCAGCCGCGGACCGCGCCCCATGAGAACGCCCCTCGGCACGAGCCGTACGGATATGACGCCCCTCGGCACGACTCGTACGGATACGACACCCCTCGCCGCGACTCGTACGGATACGACGCCTCTCCGTACGACCCGTACGGGCAAGCCCCTCGGCACCGGCCGTCCACGCACGAGCCCCATCGGCACCATGCCGACCTCGCCGCCCTCCGCTCGGCCTACCGCGTGCTCCGCCGGGTGTCCACTCTCACCGCGCTCGGCTCCTTCGTGGTGTACGTGGTGCTCTCCTGCTACGCGCCGGACCTGATGGGGTCCAAGATCGCCGGGGAGCTGAGCCTGGGCATGGCCCTGGGGGTCCTCCAGCTCATCGTCACCTTCGCGGCGGTCCTCTGGTACGGACGCAGCGCACAACGTTCCGTGGACCCGCTGGCGCGGGTGGTCAGGGAGCGGGCGGTCCGGCCGGGCCGGGACGCCGAGGTGGCGAGATGA